A genomic region of Brevibacillus sp. JNUCC-41 contains the following coding sequences:
- a CDS encoding Ig-like domain-containing protein → MRNKGILSLVAVGLFASSLSVGAVKAEGNENGLARKAIERQVEKPLPKGLVDFKTFNQLEKEVKGSQSKSGKGYSKMSDDDYIFEVEYNNDFASADNSSYEKPTIGRLLPLYDVDFSKVVVPSDGFLLVAGTASSYAIDLGFAAVQKDYVENSNLKYLGSEYEDGVEYRGYDVKKGTYFVGVYDRDNEYDIDNNTSDDMYAIATGFVDDVKPSKPTVYKVDNNDKVVTGKAEANSTVTVKSGSKVLGSAKATSKGTFSIKIAVQKAGTKLTITAKDSAGNVSSSASVTVVDVIAPSKPTVNKVDNNDKVVTGKAEANSTVTVKNGSKVLGSAKATSKGTFSVKITVQKAGTKLTSTAKDSAGNVSSGTTVTVVDVIAPSKPTVNKVDDNDKVVTGKAEANSTVTVKVGSKSLGSTKASSKGSYSVKIKAQKKGTTLSITAKDKAGNTSSKATTKVVKH, encoded by the coding sequence GTGCGTAATAAAGGTATTTTATCATTAGTTGCTGTAGGTTTATTTGCTTCATCATTGTCTGTGGGTGCTGTGAAGGCTGAAGGAAACGAGAACGGTTTGGCCAGGAAAGCTATTGAACGACAAGTGGAAAAACCACTTCCAAAAGGTTTAGTAGATTTTAAAACGTTTAATCAACTTGAAAAAGAAGTAAAAGGTTCACAATCAAAGTCAGGCAAGGGTTATAGTAAAATGAGTGATGATGACTATATTTTTGAAGTTGAGTACAATAACGACTTTGCTTCAGCAGATAACTCGTCATACGAAAAACCAACAATTGGAAGATTGCTTCCTTTGTATGATGTAGATTTTTCTAAAGTGGTCGTTCCTAGTGATGGATTTTTGCTTGTAGCAGGAACAGCATCCTCATATGCTATTGATCTAGGATTTGCAGCAGTACAAAAAGACTATGTTGAAAATAGTAACTTAAAATATCTAGGTAGCGAATATGAAGATGGCGTTGAATATAGAGGGTATGATGTTAAAAAAGGCACATACTTTGTAGGTGTTTACGACCGAGATAATGAATACGATATTGATAATAATACAAGTGATGACATGTATGCTATCGCAACTGGATTTGTAGATGATGTTAAACCATCTAAGCCAACTGTTTATAAGGTTGACAATAATGACAAAGTTGTTACTGGTAAAGCTGAAGCTAATTCAACGGTTACCGTTAAAAGTGGAAGTAAAGTATTAGGTTCTGCAAAAGCAACATCTAAAGGAACATTCTCTATTAAAATAGCTGTTCAAAAAGCAGGAACTAAATTGACGATCACAGCTAAAGATAGTGCAGGGAATGTGAGTTCAAGTGCATCGGTAACTGTTGTAGACGTTATTGCACCAAGTAAGCCAACTGTGAATAAGGTGGACAACAATGACAAAGTCGTTACTGGCAAAGCAGAAGCTAACTCTACAGTTACTGTCAAAAATGGAAGTAAAGTATTAGGCTCTGCAAAGGCAACATCTAAAGGAACATTCTCTGTTAAAATTACAGTTCAAAAAGCCGGTACTAAATTAACAAGTACAGCTAAAGATAGTGCAGGGAATGTGAGTTCAGGTACAACGGTAACTGTTGTAGATGTTATTGCACCAAGCAAGCCAACAGTAAATAAAGTAGATGACAATGACAAAGTTGTTACTGGTAAAGCTGAAGCTAATTCAACTGTAACTGTAAAGGTAGGAAGTAAATCCCTCGGTTCAACTAAAGCAAGTTCTAAGGGAAGCTACTCAGTCAAGATTAAGGCACAGAAAAAAGGAACTACACTTTCAATAACTGCAAAGGATAAGGCAGGAAATACTAGTTCTAAGGCAACTACTAAAGTTGTAAAACATTAA
- a CDS encoding cupredoxin domain-containing protein, whose translation MFVKKWVTGLAGVLAMFVVVATLGSVGVFAESGVVNQPMEKRKSIEVELKDDFFNPKAITIPNGTATTVILKNKGSKEHTFTVEKLGIDVEVQPGEEKNITVNPKQPGTYELICRYHFQEGMVGKVIVE comes from the coding sequence ATGTTTGTGAAAAAGTGGGTAACAGGATTGGCCGGTGTACTTGCGATGTTTGTAGTTGTGGCAACACTAGGCTCAGTCGGTGTATTTGCCGAGTCCGGTGTTGTAAATCAGCCTATGGAGAAGAGGAAATCGATTGAGGTCGAGTTGAAGGATGATTTCTTTAATCCGAAAGCCATCACCATTCCGAATGGAACAGCCACAACGGTGATATTGAAAAACAAAGGCAGTAAAGAGCACACCTTCACAGTTGAAAAGCTCGGCATTGACGTTGAGGTCCAGCCAGGTGAAGAAAAAAACATTACCGTGAATCCGAAACAGCCCGGTACATATGAACTGATATGTCGGTACCATTTCCAGGAAGGAATGGTTGGGAAAGTAATTGTCGAATAA
- a CDS encoding bifunctional metallophosphatase/5'-nucleotidase — MSKFQAITSLFILVFIIIFVTYKITSHSSKHSTSNRQHIQVQLLGVNDFHGQLNKYQMVSGTMAGGAEYLAAYLKTFIQENPNTLLVHSGDMVGGSPPISSQFKDEPTIEFLNLLHFDAGTPGNHEFDQGVNEMKRLIHGGFNKKTGYFQGATTSYSSANIIDTKSGTPLLPPYVIKQIDGINIGFIGVVTKETNLYVAPENRKEVEITDEVSAINRTVKLLKEKGIKVIVVLAHDSAKSDQSGANSSGALVEMAPKIDDEVDVIFAGHSHEYANTVVAGKLIVQAYSNGKAFSQVNLEIDPHTKIIVKKQAKIIVTSHQHIKPDEETVALLNKYRKRLGSHLNQIIGEMPEEISRNQDANGESPLAKMIAESEREAMGVDIAFVHQGEMRKNFKKGEITVEDLYTDLPMGHSVRKLILTGDQIKLALEQQWAKDYENRLQTVGLTYNWDPNAPIGNRIVALKDMKGQEIQPNNEYEVAVSNYLASGGDNFTAFEQGRLVESGPQVVTALIRYIQQKYPHETSLRSLKE, encoded by the coding sequence TTGTCAAAATTTCAGGCCATAACTTCTTTGTTCATCTTGGTATTCATCATCATTTTCGTAACTTATAAAATCACATCACACTCATCCAAACATTCCACATCCAACCGCCAACACATTCAAGTACAATTGTTAGGCGTTAATGATTTTCACGGCCAACTAAACAAATATCAAATGGTTTCAGGAACCATGGCAGGGGGGGCTGAATACCTGGCTGCCTATTTAAAAACATTTATACAAGAAAACCCAAATACACTGCTTGTTCATTCTGGTGATATGGTAGGAGGAAGTCCTCCAATCTCTTCTCAATTTAAAGACGAACCCACGATTGAATTTTTAAACCTCCTGCACTTTGATGCCGGGACACCTGGAAATCATGAATTCGACCAAGGCGTAAATGAAATGAAACGTCTTATTCATGGAGGATTCAATAAAAAAACAGGTTATTTTCAAGGTGCCACAACTTCTTACAGCTCTGCAAATATCATCGATACAAAGTCGGGTACTCCCTTGTTACCACCGTATGTTATTAAACAAATTGACGGAATTAATATTGGATTCATCGGTGTCGTCACAAAAGAGACTAACCTGTATGTGGCACCTGAAAATCGAAAAGAAGTAGAAATTACGGATGAAGTTTCAGCTATTAACCGAACCGTTAAGCTTTTAAAGGAAAAAGGGATCAAAGTAATTGTTGTACTTGCACATGATTCAGCCAAATCAGATCAGTCAGGAGCAAATTCCAGTGGAGCTTTAGTGGAGATGGCTCCAAAAATCGATGATGAGGTCGATGTCATTTTTGCCGGTCACAGCCATGAATATGCCAATACCGTTGTAGCCGGTAAACTGATCGTTCAAGCTTATTCCAATGGGAAAGCCTTTTCTCAAGTAAATCTTGAAATTGACCCACATACTAAAATTATTGTTAAGAAACAAGCAAAGATTATTGTCACTTCACATCAACATATAAAACCAGATGAAGAAACGGTTGCTCTTCTAAATAAATATAGAAAAAGATTGGGGAGCCATCTTAATCAGATAATAGGAGAGATGCCTGAAGAAATCTCACGAAATCAAGATGCAAACGGTGAATCCCCATTAGCGAAAATGATTGCAGAATCTGAGCGGGAAGCCATGGGGGTTGATATAGCTTTTGTCCATCAAGGAGAAATGCGGAAAAATTTTAAAAAAGGGGAAATCACTGTAGAAGACCTTTATACAGACTTGCCTATGGGTCATAGTGTCAGGAAGTTAATCTTAACAGGAGACCAAATAAAGCTTGCTTTAGAACAGCAGTGGGCGAAAGATTATGAAAATAGGTTACAAACGGTTGGTTTAACGTATAATTGGGACCCCAACGCTCCAATTGGCAACCGCATTGTTGCGCTGAAAGACATGAAGGGTCAAGAGATTCAGCCAAACAACGAATATGAAGTAGCGGTTAGTAATTATTTAGCTTCAGGCGGTGATAACTTCACTGCATTTGAACAAGGTAGACTCGTGGAATCCGGTCCACAGGTTGTCACTGCACTTATACGCTATATCCAACAGAAGTATCCCCATGAAACTTCTCTCCGTTCATTGAAAGAATGA
- a CDS encoding FMN-binding negative transcriptional regulator: MYTPKQFEIKELAAAYDVIQENGFATLCSMHEGMPFATHLPLLLNKEKTYLYGHFARPNPQWKDIENQTVLAVFHGPHCYISSSWYETNQAVPTWNYVTVHVYGEVELIEDEQELTDTLEDMVLKYEAPDSSYNLQELDADFLAGMNKGIQGFKIRINKIEGKAKLSQNHSSHRQELVINQLEKIRSTDEQKISSLMKANIKKWR; this comes from the coding sequence ATGTATACCCCTAAGCAATTTGAAATAAAAGAATTAGCAGCAGCCTACGATGTAATTCAGGAGAATGGTTTTGCAACATTGTGTTCAATGCATGAAGGCATGCCTTTTGCTACACATTTACCACTGCTGTTGAATAAGGAGAAAACCTATTTGTATGGTCATTTTGCTCGTCCGAACCCTCAATGGAAAGATATTGAAAACCAAACAGTCTTGGCAGTCTTTCATGGTCCCCACTGTTATATCTCCTCTTCTTGGTATGAGACGAACCAAGCGGTACCAACATGGAATTACGTGACTGTTCATGTATACGGCGAAGTCGAACTTATTGAGGATGAACAGGAGTTAACGGATACCCTGGAAGACATGGTATTGAAGTATGAAGCCCCTGATAGTTCATACAATTTGCAAGAGTTAGATGCTGACTTTCTCGCTGGAATGAACAAAGGGATTCAAGGATTCAAAATAAGAATCAACAAGATAGAGGGGAAAGCGAAGTTAAGTCAAAACCATTCATCACATCGGCAAGAGCTCGTTATCAATCAACTGGAAAAGATTCGAAGTACAGATGAGCAAAAAATTTCCTCTTTAATGAAGGCGAACATAAAAAAGTGGCGTTGA
- a CDS encoding PLP-dependent aminotransferase family protein, with product MINAIFAFKEDSPRYKQIYEQFKLYIERGDILADEQLPSIRQLADSLQVSRNTTLMAYDQLVAEGYIRGEGRKGYFVNELEPLLPQKELIPHNKTLREPVTPTLIDFRAGAVDQAHFPLKTWRRIANQVLTLQESFLYGEPFGEVCLREQIATYLLQSRGVKTEANAIIIGSSTQQMLINLGHILKDDFPSITVEDPGYDGAREAFQFHCFTIETLPVYEAGADFSQLEQNKSRLIYVTPSHHSPYGVSMSIQQRQTLIHWANKVQGYMIEDDYDSEFRYTQQPFPALASIDSARVIYLGNFSKSFLPGIRLSYMVLPEPLLNRYKNQFLHFESTTSLLSQLAMAKFMEEGEWNRHIKRMRLIYKRKMQHLVSILKKQFERHISIIGEQSGLYVLIKVHLERSEEWLIERASFHGVKVYPTSLYFIKNNTGKPIIKLGFSNLSCEEIELGVELLKKAWL from the coding sequence ATGATAAATGCCATTTTTGCTTTTAAGGAGGATTCTCCCAGATACAAACAAATTTACGAGCAGTTTAAGTTATATATTGAACGGGGGGACATACTTGCCGATGAACAATTGCCCTCCATCCGTCAACTTGCAGATTCCCTTCAAGTAAGTCGGAATACGACATTAATGGCTTATGATCAACTTGTAGCTGAAGGCTATATTCGTGGAGAAGGGAGAAAAGGTTATTTTGTAAATGAATTAGAGCCACTTTTACCCCAAAAAGAGTTAATTCCTCATAATAAAACGCTAAGAGAGCCAGTGACACCTACCCTCATTGATTTCCGGGCAGGTGCCGTAGATCAAGCACATTTTCCTCTGAAAACTTGGAGGAGGATTGCCAATCAAGTATTGACGTTACAGGAGAGTTTTCTATATGGGGAACCCTTTGGTGAGGTGTGCCTACGTGAACAAATTGCCACCTACTTACTCCAATCCCGTGGAGTGAAAACAGAGGCAAATGCCATTATTATCGGCAGCAGTACCCAACAAATGCTTATCAATCTTGGACATATACTGAAGGATGACTTTCCAAGCATTACAGTAGAAGACCCTGGATATGATGGCGCTAGGGAAGCTTTTCAATTCCATTGTTTTACGATTGAAACTTTGCCAGTTTATGAGGCAGGTGCTGATTTTTCACAATTGGAACAAAACAAATCACGATTAATCTATGTAACACCTTCCCATCACAGTCCATATGGGGTAAGCATGTCCATTCAACAACGGCAAACGCTTATTCATTGGGCTAACAAGGTGCAAGGGTATATGATCGAAGACGATTATGATAGTGAATTTCGTTATACACAACAACCATTTCCAGCTCTCGCTTCCATTGATTCTGCAAGAGTCATTTATTTAGGGAATTTCTCAAAGTCCTTTCTTCCGGGAATTCGTTTAAGTTATATGGTGTTGCCAGAGCCGCTTTTAAACCGTTATAAAAATCAATTTCTTCATTTCGAGAGTACCACTTCACTTCTAAGCCAGCTCGCAATGGCTAAATTTATGGAAGAGGGAGAATGGAATCGCCATATTAAACGTATGCGTCTTATTTATAAACGAAAAATGCAGCACTTGGTATCCATATTAAAAAAGCAATTCGAACGACATATATCCATTATCGGTGAGCAGTCAGGTTTGTATGTATTAATCAAAGTACACCTCGAACGTTCAGAAGAATGGCTAATAGAGCGCGCTTCCTTTCATGGTGTTAAAGTGTATCCCACCTCACTCTACTTCATTAAAAATAATACCGGTAAACCGATTATCAAACTTGGTTTCAGTAATCTTTCTTGTGAGGAAATCGAGCTTGGCGTGGAGCTCCTAAAAAAGGCCTGGTTATAA
- a CDS encoding GNAT family N-acetyltransferase, protein MAKNIKKCTLEDSRELQEISYETFNETFKHQNSAENMNAYLERAFDLKQLEKELSNSSSQFFFVYFNNQVAGYLKVNTNDAQTEQMGDESLEIERIYIKEKYQKHGLGKYLLNKAMEIAMERNKKKIWLGVWEKNENAIAFYKKIGFVQTGAHSFYMGDEEQMDLIMTKAIL, encoded by the coding sequence ATGGCTAAAAATATAAAAAAGTGTACCCTTGAAGATTCACGCGAACTTCAAGAAATTAGTTATGAAACATTCAATGAGACATTTAAGCATCAGAATTCAGCGGAAAATATGAATGCCTATTTGGAAAGGGCATTTGACTTAAAACAATTAGAAAAAGAATTATCGAATAGTTCTTCGCAATTCTTTTTTGTTTATTTTAATAATCAAGTCGCTGGATATTTAAAGGTCAATACCAATGATGCTCAGACTGAACAAATGGGTGATGAATCACTTGAAATCGAGAGGATTTATATAAAGGAAAAATATCAAAAACATGGGCTTGGTAAATATCTGCTAAATAAAGCTATGGAAATTGCGATGGAACGTAATAAAAAGAAAATCTGGCTCGGCGTATGGGAAAAAAACGAAAATGCTATTGCTTTTTATAAGAAAATTGGCTTTGTTCAAACCGGAGCCCACTCTTTTTATATGGGTGATGAAGAACAAATGGATCTTATAATGACCAAAGCAATTTTATAA
- a CDS encoding YczE/YyaS/YitT family protein produces MKYVFYVLGILLLTLGISFTIQSDLGTSPFDALLVGLSINMGLTVGSWEILIALILICCNSLLKRQRLEVLGLLTAFITGIGIDMWLFLLHNLITPELWYSKVVCFGIGLVVIGLGTATYLHTNFAPIPVDRLTLIIQELTRTNIFFSRTIIYLVFLLMAMVLNGPIGVGTLLTVCLGGLILNYFMPFTKKVLDRILTHSSPSPNYEKDKNHSI; encoded by the coding sequence GTGAAATATGTATTTTATGTATTAGGAATTTTACTATTAACTCTTGGTATTTCTTTCACTATACAATCAGACCTTGGAACTTCACCTTTTGATGCACTTTTGGTAGGACTGTCCATAAATATGGGGCTTACTGTCGGAAGTTGGGAAATACTAATAGCTTTAATATTAATATGTTGTAATTCACTTTTAAAAAGGCAAAGACTAGAAGTTTTGGGGTTGTTAACAGCATTTATAACGGGTATTGGTATTGATATGTGGCTTTTTTTATTGCACAATTTGATAACACCTGAATTATGGTACAGCAAAGTTGTTTGTTTTGGAATCGGCTTGGTTGTTATAGGATTAGGAACTGCAACATATTTACACACAAATTTTGCACCGATTCCAGTTGACCGATTAACATTAATCATACAAGAATTAACTAGAACAAATATATTTTTTTCGAGAACAATCATTTACCTCGTATTCTTGCTAATGGCAATGGTCCTAAATGGACCCATTGGCGTTGGAACTTTATTAACCGTCTGTTTAGGGGGGCTAATACTTAATTACTTTATGCCATTTACTAAAAAGGTATTAGACCGCATATTAACACACTCCAGTCCATCACCAAATTATGAGAAAGATAAAAATCATTCAATATAG
- a CDS encoding MarR family winged helix-turn-helix transcriptional regulator, with the protein MNHEVLSELDLTSLLSLSFSTSINELHDRLSELGFGDIRPAHGFMFKCITPNGATGIELAEYLGITKQAVSKMVDYLEKSGYVMRKAHPTDKRGKIIVLTERGWLVVKAKEKILSEIEQRWIENIGVERLQMLKEDLTKLVYEENEDKLSSRLKPVW; encoded by the coding sequence ATGAATCATGAAGTATTAAGTGAATTGGATCTTACATCACTTTTATCATTATCCTTTAGTACATCAATTAATGAATTACATGACAGATTGAGTGAATTGGGATTTGGAGATATTAGGCCTGCACATGGTTTTATGTTTAAATGCATCACTCCCAATGGAGCAACAGGTATAGAACTAGCCGAATACTTAGGAATTACAAAGCAAGCTGTGAGTAAAATGGTGGATTATCTTGAGAAAAGTGGCTATGTAATGCGCAAAGCTCATCCCACTGATAAGAGAGGGAAAATTATTGTTTTGACCGAACGAGGTTGGTTAGTTGTGAAAGCAAAAGAGAAGATATTAAGTGAGATTGAGCAACGTTGGATTGAAAACATAGGTGTTGAACGCCTGCAGATGCTCAAAGAAGATTTAACAAAATTAGTTTATGAAGAAAATGAAGATAAACTATCATCAAGGTTAAAACCTGTCTGGTAA
- a CDS encoding DUF3238 domain-containing protein — MANIIKIRGSVFAPYAWLEPIKDPATEKIFEYTGDAREFTPCAVNTMRSRLEQEVIIDFYKKEIFTYTNACIVTVKVTNPDGSIDYKKGKSSTENIVCTNVVWATDEVSFKMSASASNPLNRAAPAADYVLTIIVNKSGVAYIEGSHDGFPCYEFYKQTDFGPFELIYTHDFRKTGDTPATLAGEMEYSFKTTI, encoded by the coding sequence ATGGCTAACATCATTAAAATTAGAGGAAGTGTATTTGCACCGTATGCTTGGTTGGAACCCATTAAAGATCCTGCAACAGAAAAGATATTCGAATACACTGGTGATGCACGTGAATTTACACCATGCGCTGTAAACACAATGCGGTCAAGATTAGAGCAAGAAGTGATTATTGATTTTTATAAAAAAGAAATTTTCACATATACAAATGCTTGTATCGTAACTGTAAAAGTTACAAATCCTGATGGTTCTATTGATTATAAAAAAGGAAAATCAAGTACAGAAAATATTGTATGTACTAATGTTGTGTGGGCCACTGATGAAGTTTCTTTTAAAATGAGTGCTAGTGCCAGCAATCCTTTGAATAGAGCAGCACCTGCAGCTGACTATGTATTAACTATAATCGTAAACAAAAGTGGGGTTGCATATATTGAAGGTTCCCATGACGGGTTCCCCTGCTATGAATTTTATAAACAAACAGATTTCGGTCCATTTGAATTAATATATACACATGATTTCAGAAAAACTGGTGACACTCCGGCAACACTAGCTGGGGAAATGGAATACAGTTTTAAAACGACAATCTAG
- a CDS encoding DUF3238 domain-containing protein: MTNIVKVRASVFIPMSWTEPKKDIQTGNIIQFEGDAREFTPYAVNAMRSRVEQEVVVDFYKKEIFTYANTGITTERITTPDGSVNKRTGKANTEGILCTDVVWGSDDVKFQMSASASNPLNVYAPPVDYLLTVHIKQEGTVDMQGAHDGFPCYEFYKQVNFGPFEKVHAHDFRETGDTAEALGGDMEYSFKKIL; encoded by the coding sequence ATGACTAATATCGTTAAAGTTAGAGCAAGTGTATTTATTCCAATGTCTTGGACTGAACCTAAGAAAGATATTCAAACGGGAAACATAATCCAATTCGAAGGTGATGCACGTGAATTTACACCTTATGCAGTAAACGCTATGCGTTCTAGAGTGGAACAAGAAGTAGTTGTAGATTTTTACAAAAAAGAAATTTTCACATATGCGAATACGGGCATAACAACAGAAAGAATCACAACTCCTGATGGATCCGTTAATAAAAGAACAGGAAAAGCTAATACGGAAGGCATTTTGTGCACTGATGTTGTATGGGGGTCAGATGACGTCAAATTTCAAATGAGTGCAAGTGCTAGCAACCCATTAAATGTATATGCACCTCCCGTTGATTATCTATTAACGGTACATATCAAACAAGAGGGTACTGTCGATATGCAAGGTGCACATGACGGATTCCCTTGTTATGAATTTTATAAGCAGGTAAACTTTGGTCCGTTTGAGAAGGTTCATGCACATGACTTCAGAGAAACTGGTGATACAGCTGAAGCTCTAGGTGGAGACATGGAATATAGTTTTAAAAAGATATTGTAA
- a CDS encoding FMN-dependent NADH-azoreductase — MTTVLFVKANNRPANQAVSVKLYEAFLASYKETHPNDKVIELDLYNEELPYVGVDMINGTFKTSRGLDLTAEEAKAVTVADKYLEQFLAADKVVFGFPLWNLTIPAVLHTYIDYLNRAGKTFKYTPEGPVGLIGDKKIALLNASGGVYSEGPKAEVEMAVKYVASMMSFFGVKNIEKVVIEGHNQFPAKAEEIIASGLEKAVKVASTF; from the coding sequence ATGACAACAGTTTTATTTGTAAAGGCAAACAATCGCCCCGCAAACCAAGCGGTGAGTGTGAAATTATATGAGGCTTTTTTAGCAAGCTATAAAGAAACACATCCAAATGATAAAGTAATAGAGCTTGATTTATACAATGAAGAATTGCCATATGTAGGAGTAGATATGATTAATGGTACTTTTAAAACTAGTAGAGGACTTGATTTAACAGCCGAAGAAGCTAAAGCAGTGACTGTTGCTGATAAATATTTAGAACAATTCCTTGCAGCTGATAAAGTTGTTTTTGGTTTCCCATTATGGAACTTAACAATTCCGGCTGTACTACACACATATATTGATTATTTAAACCGCGCGGGCAAAACATTTAAATATACTCCAGAAGGTCCAGTAGGTCTGATTGGAGATAAGAAAATTGCATTATTAAACGCAAGTGGCGGTGTATATTCTGAAGGACCAAAAGCCGAAGTAGAAATGGCTGTTAAATATGTAGCAAGTATGATGAGCTTCTTCGGTGTAAAAAATATAGAGAAAGTTGTGATTGAAGGTCACAATCAATTTCCAGCTAAAGCAGAAGAGATTATTGCTTCAGGGCTTGAAAAAGCTGTTAAAGTAGCAAGTACGTTCTAA
- a CDS encoding DinB family protein: MVKKLIVGDVTHELATTRRILERLPEEHMSWKSHEKSMTLGGLATHLINLLNWRVALIQYPEFDLSAVPLRREPLEKRADVLEEFDANVGKLEKLLAECEEKTLGEEWTLRHGDHIILQEPRAIALRTFGLSHMVHHRAQLGVYLRLLDIPVPGIYGPSADEGAQ; the protein is encoded by the coding sequence ATGGTCAAAAAACTGATCGTCGGCGACGTAACGCATGAACTGGCCACAACGCGCCGCATTCTGGAACGGTTGCCCGAGGAGCATATGTCTTGGAAGTCGCACGAGAAATCGATGACGCTCGGCGGGCTGGCCACGCACCTGATCAACCTGCTAAACTGGCGAGTCGCGCTTATTCAGTACCCGGAGTTCGATCTTTCGGCCGTGCCGCTGAGGCGTGAGCCTTTAGAAAAACGCGCTGACGTTCTGGAGGAGTTCGACGCAAACGTCGGCAAGTTGGAAAAGCTGCTCGCCGAATGCGAAGAGAAAACGCTCGGTGAGGAATGGACGCTGCGCCACGGCGACCATATCATCCTTCAAGAGCCGCGGGCGATTGCGCTCCGCACCTTCGGATTAAGCCACATGGTTCATCACCGGGCGCAGCTGGGGGTTTATTTGCGACTTCTCGATATTCCGGTGCCGGGCATCTACGGCCCCTCGGCAGACGAGGGAGCCCAATGA
- a CDS encoding DinB family protein: MVNHVENLYNYHVWANQRIIDHLKTLSPEKYQKEMKSVFSSVSKVLSHIYLVDYGWLNILEGQNMSEAMQSSLQLQEKIEKLPIEDLEMEFNTLSTLFKYFLKSQEDIEKRIMLDNPWASLRETSLSEMILHVVNHGTYHRGNISAMLHQLGAYSVMTDYVFYWYSDNVLHQK; the protein is encoded by the coding sequence GTGGTTAATCATGTAGAAAATCTATATAACTATCATGTATGGGCAAATCAACGGATTATTGATCATCTTAAGACACTTTCTCCTGAGAAATATCAAAAGGAAATGAAAAGTGTCTTTTCTTCTGTTTCAAAGGTTTTGTCACATATCTATTTAGTGGACTATGGATGGCTTAATATCCTTGAAGGTCAGAATATGAGCGAGGCAATGCAATCATCATTACAACTTCAAGAAAAGATAGAGAAACTGCCCATTGAAGACTTAGAAATGGAATTCAACACTTTATCAACTCTGTTTAAATACTTTTTGAAAAGTCAGGAGGATATAGAAAAGAGAATTATGCTGGATAATCCATGGGCAAGTTTAAGAGAAACAAGTCTATCTGAAATGATCTTACATGTTGTGAATCATGGAACCTATCATAGAGGGAATATTTCAGCTATGTTGCATCAATTGGGTGCTTATTCAGTTATGACTGATTATGTTTTTTATTGGTATTCCGATAATGTGCTTCATCAGAAATAG